In Capricornis sumatraensis isolate serow.1 chromosome 2, serow.2, whole genome shotgun sequence, the DNA window ataaaaccagtctcctgcatcttctgcaccgGCAGGCGGatgcttcaccactgagccacacgggaagcctGTGAGCATTCACAGGCTCTACCAGTTGCTTAGATGTGGGGCTCAGGGCATAAGGCAGAAACCATGAAGAACTGATTTTGCGGGAGAGCAAGGgccacagcaacagcagcatcatTTTCAGGGCAGCACTGAAAATGCTGAGTGCTCAGTGCTGATATGGTCAGTGTCAGGGTACAtcttaattttacttttgtaCTATGATTTTGGCTGCTTTTCTCTTGCTATCTAACTTTGTCCCTGTTTCCCAAGCCTGATTGTGTAGCCTTTTCAGCAATGAGACACATGACATCTTTTCAATAAACCCCAGGGTTAGCATTTGTTGCCTATGAACGTGACACACTGCCCAAGTCTTTAAAAAAGTGTTCTTTCTGCAATCTTTACCAACCTCCACTCCAGAGAGAGGAATCAGCTCACATTTCTGAGTATAAGCATATCTAAATATTTACGCTGCAGGtttgatgttttgttttctaagttttataaatattttggtcTACCTTATAGAGTCATGAGAACCTTAAGGTTTCAAGAAGAAACCTTCAAGTTAGTTAAAATTCCTATATAACACATGAATCCTCAGTTCCCTTTACCAATATTCCCACCAAGCAGCTGACAATTGATACCTGGACAGTTTTATTAAGAAAATCACTTCTCCCTTCTCAGATGTTCATTCAGTCTCTGGACAGCTTTCTTGGGAAAGATGAGAAGACTTCTCTTGCTTGTCTGAGCTCTAACACCAACAACTCCCAACAGGCTTTCCTTCCTAAGTAGGGCTTCCAAATATTTGAAGACCAATAGTGAGGActattctctttcccttcccttcccagtgCTTCCTATCACTAGGCTACACTGTCCCACCAGAGAGGAACCTTTCATCTCTCTGGCTGCTGTCTTCCAATTTCACCACATCCTTAGTAGGTAAGTCTCTTCACAGTTCTGAGAAGACTGTTTCTCACCCAGTCCAAGATTTGCAGTCATCGCAACGGTTCTGAGGATGCTCACAACTGCTGTTATGACTTCTGAGACAACACAACCCAAGAGAGTATTGTTCTTGGGCCATAAACTATCTTAAGCATAAGGATTTTCATATGCTACCAAGTACCCTTTCCTTCGTCAAGACAAAATATGTCTGATACTAACACCGAGTCTCCCTGTCAGCCACAAAAGAAGTCAATAAACTTAGTGTCAACAGTACCAACAATCTCACAGTTTCATGACATTAAACTAGAGAAAATCATTAACTTGCTTATACACTTAGATAATTATGGTTAGATGACAATTTAATCAGCTATGACTTTCAAAACTCCATGGAGTGATTTAATCGGACAACAACTTGGTGAAACCAGtacctttcaaaataattattcatattttttagtACAGGTTTAACAATGGGAAAACTGTGACCAAAATGCTAATATTAGTCAACTTTATAATTAAGCAACACTAATGCTAAATCTCTAGACCTGtagttttcaaagtgtggtcATTAGACCAGGAGCATCAGCTTCACCTGAGATTTTCAGCGCTATACACTCCTGGATCCTAAACCAGACCTACTTGCTGAATGAAAAACCCTGGGAGTGGAGCCATGAAATCTGTGTTTCAACAAGCCTTCCAGGTAATTCTAAGGTACATTGCTAACTTTTAAAGGAGTTTTAAAACCTCATAATCTTATAATGGGTTCTATCCTTCTACATATAGTGAAGCCACAGAGTTCTAAAAGTCAGCATAAATTCTGTTCTTTCCCCAGCTCTGGTATTTGTCCAACAAGCTATGGTTTCTAAAAACACTGTCTGGTGATCAATACGTTTACTGGCCAACTCCATGCTCACAGATATATTTAGCATGaaatataaactattaaaaaGTCTAGGAGTAcatctatggctaattcatgttgatgtatggcagaaatcaaattaatattgtaaagcaattatctttcaattaaaaataaataaataaaaaagtctaGGAGATAATATCTTTTTGGGTGGGGTAGAACAAAGGAGTTCCCATTTTAACTAAAGGGGAATCATTTTAATCTTTTGGCAGACCTGATTTCTGACAggttttttcttcttcccataTGGATATTACCATCACTCTCTTGCCCTTTCAGCCGacatgatttttgtctttttcttccttctttacaTTTTAACCTAGGAAACTActcatttattctgttttttcttgtttcagcTAAGTTAAGTTCTCCTTAATTTGGCTTTACTGTTGCAAATTATGGTTCATTTTTAAAGCATGGATGCTGGAAAAAGCTTCTAAGAAGCCCTAGTGCTGCATTATAGAACCAGGCCTTTCATTCTGAATTGTCTTTCTAGACGTGCATGGAGATTTCAAGTCTTTCTTACCGCATCACAGAAAGAACTTATGAATAATTCACAGTCCCAGAATTTTTTACAAGAAGTTGTCCTCTGTCAGACTTGGAAAGCTGGAAAATTTTATGAAACTTTATAAATATTGTACTTAAGCCTTCTCTGAAACGAAAGTAAGCTCTGCCATAACTTTTGTGATGTTTATGTTAAAAAACAGGGAAAGAGGATAAAGAGAATATTTGAGTACCTACTACGTGCCAGAAACTGTGCCAAATgcttatatatacttttttcataAAATCTCCATGACGACTTgtaaattacattaaaaactgACTCTCAGTGTTTTGATAATTCGTCCACAGTCACATGTTTAATAAGTGGTAGTCAGGCCAAGCTCAAGATGCTTAGCATGACTTAAAGTCCATTATCTTTAGTGACATCACACACTGCAACAGCAGATGCTCAAATGACTGGCCAAAAAAGGGGAAGAATGGATCTACTTACGTTGTTATTGGTCACAGCAAAGTACTGCAAATTACTCAGATACTGGATTTCTTCTGGAATGAAGGTCAGGTGGTTATAGCTTAGATCCAAATAATGTAGTTTGGTGCATAGGAAAAGCTGCAGGGGCAGGTTCTCAATGTTATTATGGTCCAAAGAGAGCTGCTCTAGATTAGACAATGCCCCGATCTGGGCTGGAATATAAGCAATGTTATTGTGCCACAACTTTAAGCAGGAAAGATTCTGGAGGTGCTGAAAGCTAATGATCTCTTCCACAGTTTTAAGGTTATTTTCTCTGAGGTCTAACTCATGCAAATTGTTCAGACTGAAAATGGAGTGTGGAATACGTTCCAGGTCGCAGCTGATCAGCTCCAGGCTTTTCAGATTGACCatctttttcagattgttcaaTACAACCAGCTTGCTCCCCTCGTTATCGAGGGACAACTTCTGCAGCGAAGGCAGGAGGTCCGTGATAACTTGTGGGATCCGGGAGAGGCTGCTCTTCAAGTAGAGGGTCCTCAGGTTTTTCAGATCCTGAAAGCCCTCCAGCTGCATGGTGCTTACCTGCTCAGGCAGCACACAGCCCGACAGGTAAAGCTCCTTGAGATTCTTCAGGTGAAACACCCAGCGCGGGATTTTCCCCATTTCAGTAAATTTCAGGCGGAGGATTTTTAAATTCTCCTCTAGAAAGGCCAGGGCAGGGTGGTCGACCACCAGGGACGAGTGGTACACGTGGAGCTCCTTGAGGCTGACCAGCTGCGAGATCGCAGAGGGGAGCTTGACCTCAGGGATCAGCTCCAGGCTTAGCACTTCGATTTCTGTCAGCTCGAAGACATTGTCGGGAAGACCGTTTAGCATGAAAAGGTGCAGTTCTACCTTGTCCTGGGCATTTTTCACAAGCTTGCTTTTTAGCTTCTCGACCGTCCATTCATTGTTGAGGTTAATCTGTTTCAGTTTGTTCTCACTGACCTCTGACAGGAATATGGAGAAGCGTTTGGAGTAAAGCGGGTCATATTGATCAGCCAGATGGAGGATAAAGGCGAAGTCGTTCTTGACATCTGGAATGTCGCTGTAGTTGCTTTTTTCTCTCAGTGCCTCAAAGGAATATTGCTTCAGAGAGCTCCGCAGCATCCACCACAAGCTGTAAGACGAGGTGAGACCGTAAAGTATAACCAAAATGACATAAAACGAAGCCAGGACCTTGAATATTTCTGCCAAGGAGTACACACACTGGTAGCGCTTGTATCCAGTAAAAGCCTGCACATCCACTGCACAGTCAATTTCCAGAGTGATGTAGGTTAAAAAATACGGAACGTAAGTTATGATGAGGACAAACAATATGACTTTGACTATGATCTGCTTCAGGTACACTCTATAGATGATGTCCTTCTGCTCCACGTGCAGGCGGAaccttttcactttttcaaagaTGGCTTTGGCCTGTTCGCCCTCCTTCTTGTCCAGGACGCTAGAGGTAGGGCTT includes these proteins:
- the LRRC8B gene encoding volume-regulated anion channel subunit LRRC8B; translated protein: MITLTELKCLADAQSCYHILKPWWDVFWYYITLIMLLVAVLAGALQLTQSRVLCCLPCKVEFDNHCAVPWDILKASVNASSNAGMPLPLPLRIQNDLHRQQYSYIDAVCYEKQLHWFAKFFPYLVLLHTLIFAACSNFWLHYPSTSSRLEHFVAILHKCFDSPWTTRALSETVAEQSVRPLTLSKSKVLLSSSGCSAGDVDSNKQSLPYPQPGLESAGIESPTSSVLDKKEGEQAKAIFEKVKRFRLHVEQKDIIYRVYLKQIIVKVILFVLIITYVPYFLTYITLEIDCAVDVQAFTGYKRYQCVYSLAEIFKVLASFYVILVILYGLTSSYSLWWMLRSSLKQYSFEALREKSNYSDIPDVKNDFAFILHLADQYDPLYSKRFSIFLSEVSENKLKQINLNNEWTVEKLKSKLVKNAQDKVELHLFMLNGLPDNVFELTEIEVLSLELIPEVKLPSAISQLVSLKELHVYHSSLVVDHPALAFLEENLKILRLKFTEMGKIPRWVFHLKNLKELYLSGCVLPEQVSTMQLEGFQDLKNLRTLYLKSSLSRIPQVITDLLPSLQKLSLDNEGSKLVVLNNLKKMVNLKSLELISCDLERIPHSIFSLNNLHELDLRENNLKTVEEIISFQHLQNLSCLKLWHNNIAYIPAQIGALSNLEQLSLDHNNIENLPLQLFLCTKLHYLDLSYNHLTFIPEEIQYLSNLQYFAVTNNNIEMLPDGLFQCKKLQCLLLGKNSLMSLSPHVGELSNLTHLELIGNYLETLPPELEGCQSLKRSCLIVEENLLNTLPPPVTERLQTCLDKC